A genomic stretch from Shewanella woodyi ATCC 51908 includes:
- the flgG gene encoding flagellar basal-body rod protein FlgG — translation MHPALWISKTGLDAQQTDISVISNNVANASTVGYKKSRAVFEDLLYQTVNQAGGVSASNTKLPNGLNVGAGTKVVATQKVFTQGNMLTTDNSLDLMVEGPGFFEIQLPDGTAAYTRNGQFTLDDTGQIVTSGSGYVVQPAITIPENATGITVSAEGEVSVKTAGTAESQVVGQLTMSDFINPSGLDPMGQNLYTETGASGTPIQGTASLDGMGAVRQGALETSNVNVTEELVNLIESQRIYEMNSKVISAVDQMLSYVNQNL, via the coding sequence ATGCATCCGGCGTTATGGATAAGTAAGACTGGGTTAGATGCTCAGCAAACCGATATTTCAGTTATCTCCAATAATGTGGCTAATGCCAGCACCGTTGGTTACAAAAAGAGTCGCGCAGTTTTTGAAGACCTTCTGTATCAGACTGTCAATCAAGCGGGTGGTGTGAGTGCATCAAACACTAAACTACCCAATGGATTAAATGTTGGTGCGGGAACGAAAGTGGTTGCCACTCAAAAGGTATTTACTCAAGGCAACATGCTGACCACAGATAATTCATTGGATCTGATGGTTGAAGGCCCAGGTTTTTTTGAAATTCAGTTGCCAGACGGCACCGCTGCTTATACCCGAAATGGTCAATTTACACTAGATGACACTGGGCAAATTGTGACATCAGGCTCTGGGTATGTGGTTCAGCCTGCTATCACTATTCCTGAGAATGCCACAGGCATTACAGTTTCCGCTGAAGGCGAAGTGTCGGTAAAAACAGCCGGCACAGCTGAGAGTCAGGTGGTTGGTCAGTTAACCATGTCAGACTTTATCAATCCAAGCGGGTTAGACCCCATGGGACAGAATTTATATACGGAAACCGGCGCCAGTGGTACCCCAATTCAGGGCACTGCATCTCTTGATGGCATGGGCGCTGTACGTCAGGGCGCTTTGGAAACATCAAATGTGAATGTAACCGAAGAGTTGGTGAACTTGATTGAGAGTCAGCGTATTTATGAGATGAACTCTAAAGTTATCTCGGCTGTCGATCAGATGTTGTCATACGTGAACCAGAATCTATAG
- the flgH gene encoding flagellar basal body L-ring protein FlgH, whose amino-acid sequence MNKYWLWTVSSLVLLPVLAGCASTGGKPIADDPYYAPVYPEAPPTKIAATGSMYQDSQASSLYSDIKALKVGDIITVILMEQTQAKKSANNEIKKGTDLSLDPIYAGGGNISIGGQPIDLRYSDSMNTKRESGADQSNSLSGSISANVMQVLNNGNLVIRGEKWISINNGDEFVRLTGIVRSQDIRPDNTIDSPRVANARIQYSGTGTFADVQKVGWLSSFFMGSWWPF is encoded by the coding sequence ATGAATAAATATTGGTTATGGACAGTATCAAGCTTGGTGCTGCTACCGGTATTAGCAGGTTGTGCTTCAACAGGTGGTAAACCGATTGCTGACGATCCTTACTACGCACCGGTGTACCCTGAAGCGCCACCGACTAAAATCGCGGCAACGGGATCCATGTATCAAGACAGCCAAGCTTCTAGTCTCTATTCTGATATTAAGGCTTTGAAAGTTGGTGATATTATTACTGTTATCTTGATGGAGCAGACGCAAGCCAAGAAAAGCGCTAATAATGAGATTAAAAAAGGCACGGATCTGTCCTTGGACCCTATTTATGCTGGCGGCGGCAATATCAGTATTGGAGGTCAACCTATCGATCTCAGGTATTCAGACAGTATGAATACCAAACGTGAGTCTGGAGCCGATCAAAGCAATAGCTTATCAGGGAGTATCTCTGCAAACGTGATGCAGGTGCTAAATAACGGCAACTTGGTTATCCGTGGTGAAAAGTGGATCAGTATCAATAATGGTGATGAGTTTGTTCGTTTGACGGGCATTGTTCGCTCTCAAGATATTCGTCCTGACAACACGATTGACTCTCCACGTGTGGCGAATGCAAGGATCCAATACAGTGGTACAGGTACTTTTGCTGATGTGCAAAAGGTGGGGTGGTTAAGCTCATTCTTTATGGGCAGCTGGTGGCCTTTCTAA
- a CDS encoding flagellar basal body P-ring protein FlgI produces MKLKLFLLSVLLLVSGSSQAQRIKDIANVQGVRSNQLIGYGLVVGLPGTGEKTTYTEQTFKTMLKNFGINLPDNLRPKIKNVAVVAVHAEMPAFIKPGQTLDVTVSSLGEAKSLRGGTLLQTFLKGVDGNVYAIAQGSMVVSGFSAEGLDGSKVIQNTPTVGRIPNGGIVERTVTTPFSTGDHLTFNLRRADFSTAKRLADAINELLGPGMARPLDAASVQVSAPRDVSQRVSFLATLENIQVEPASESAKVIVNSRTGTIVVGREVRLLPAAVTHGGLTVTIAEATQVSQPNPLAGGQTVVTADTTIDVAEEDSRMFLFNPGTTLDELVRAVNLVGAAPSDVLAILEALKMAGALHGELIII; encoded by the coding sequence ATGAAACTTAAACTATTTCTTCTATCCGTTTTGCTGTTAGTTTCAGGATCTAGTCAGGCTCAGAGGATCAAAGATATCGCCAATGTGCAAGGTGTGCGAAGTAACCAACTAATTGGCTATGGTTTGGTTGTTGGTTTGCCTGGCACTGGTGAGAAGACCACCTATACCGAACAAACATTCAAAACCATGTTGAAAAACTTTGGTATCAACTTGCCTGATAACTTAAGGCCTAAGATTAAAAACGTTGCTGTGGTTGCCGTACATGCTGAAATGCCAGCATTTATAAAACCAGGTCAAACTCTTGACGTGACGGTTTCAAGCTTAGGTGAGGCAAAAAGTTTACGTGGTGGCACCTTACTACAGACTTTTCTGAAAGGGGTCGATGGTAATGTGTATGCGATTGCGCAAGGAAGTATGGTGGTCAGTGGCTTTAGCGCTGAGGGGCTTGATGGCTCTAAAGTTATCCAAAATACACCGACAGTGGGACGTATCCCAAATGGCGGTATTGTTGAAAGAACGGTGACAACCCCGTTTTCAACTGGCGATCACTTAACCTTTAACTTACGCCGAGCCGACTTCTCGACAGCTAAACGACTCGCGGATGCGATCAATGAGCTGCTTGGCCCTGGGATGGCAAGACCGCTCGATGCTGCATCGGTGCAGGTGAGTGCGCCTAGGGATGTTTCTCAACGTGTCTCTTTCTTGGCGACACTTGAAAATATTCAGGTAGAACCAGCGTCAGAGTCAGCTAAGGTGATCGTTAACTCTCGAACCGGCACCATTGTTGTTGGAAGAGAAGTGCGCTTGCTTCCTGCTGCAGTGACCCACGGTGGTTTAACGGTAACAATTGCGGAAGCAACGCAGGTTTCACAACCTAACCCTCTTGCTGGTGGTCAAACCGTAGTGACGGCCGATACCACGATTGATGTGGCGGAGGAGGATAGCCGTATGTTTCTGTTTAACCCAGGAACGACATTGGATGAGTTAGTTAGGGCTGTTAACCTTGTTGGCGCAGCACCATCAGATGTGCTGGCTATTCTTGAAGCATTAAAGATGGCTGGCGCACTGCACGGTGAACTTATCATTATTTAG
- the flgJ gene encoding flagellar assembly peptidoglycan hydrolase FlgJ, which yields MEKLSNSSHFLDLGGLDSLRAQAKKDDKAALKEVAQQFEGIFVQMLMKSMRDANAAFESDSPMNSQYTKFYEQMHDQQMSVNLSDKGMLGLADLMVQQLSPETSNVTPASVLRGNANLGEGVEQAMVMSRATRGGAITQHASQPALDTEAAMEPLKAVLSGKQLPSEATSSNMTFADRNDFIAKLYPHAKKAADSLGTQPEVLIAQSALETGWGQKMIKRQGGDSSNNLFNIKADNRWQGDKAAVKTLEFEQGVAVQQRADFRVYDGIKQSFDDFVSFISDGPRYQEAMKKAANPNEFIKALQDAGYATDPEYANKVIKVMKSLSSELQTVIPGDK from the coding sequence ATGGAAAAGCTCTCAAACTCATCTCATTTTTTGGATCTAGGAGGCCTAGATTCACTTAGGGCTCAGGCCAAAAAAGATGATAAAGCGGCTTTAAAAGAGGTTGCTCAGCAGTTTGAAGGTATTTTTGTTCAGATGCTAATGAAGAGTATGCGTGATGCCAATGCTGCTTTTGAGTCTGATAGCCCGATGAATAGCCAATACACCAAGTTTTATGAGCAGATGCACGATCAGCAGATGTCTGTAAACCTTTCTGACAAAGGGATGTTGGGCCTTGCGGATCTTATGGTGCAGCAGCTCTCGCCAGAAACAAGTAATGTTACCCCCGCGTCTGTACTTAGAGGCAATGCCAATTTAGGCGAAGGTGTCGAGCAGGCGATGGTGATGAGCCGTGCCACTCGGGGAGGAGCCATTACGCAGCATGCTTCTCAACCAGCGCTAGACACCGAAGCGGCAATGGAACCGCTAAAAGCTGTGTTGTCTGGCAAGCAATTGCCGTCTGAGGCAACTAGCTCAAATATGACTTTTGCAGATCGAAATGATTTTATTGCCAAGCTCTACCCCCATGCTAAAAAAGCGGCTGACAGCTTAGGTACACAACCTGAGGTCTTGATTGCCCAGTCCGCGCTAGAAACCGGATGGGGACAGAAGATGATTAAGCGCCAGGGGGGCGACTCGAGTAACAATCTATTTAATATCAAGGCGGATAATCGTTGGCAAGGGGATAAAGCTGCAGTGAAAACCCTCGAGTTTGAACAGGGTGTTGCAGTGCAGCAAAGAGCTGATTTTCGAGTTTATGATGGGATTAAGCAGAGCTTTGATGATTTTGTCAGCTTCATTTCCGATGGACCAAGGTACCAAGAAGCGATGAAGAAAGCGGCTAATCCGAATGAGTTTATTAAAGCCTTACAAGATGCTGGTTATGCAACCGATCCTGAATACGCCAACAAGGTGATTAAGGTAATGAAGTCACTCTCATCTGAGCTTCAGACAGTTATACCGGGAGATAAGTAA
- the flgK gene encoding flagellar hook-associated protein FlgK: MGMDLLNIARTGVLASQSQLAVTSNNIANANTQGYHRQVAEQSSLDNQRLGGNFFGSGTYISDVKRIYNDYAARELRIGQTTVSEAQATQIKMGELDQLFSQIGKSIPQGLNDLFAGLNSLADLPDDIGIRNNVLGSAGHLASSLNQMQAHLDGQMKQTNDQIAGITDRINEIGNELGHINRELMKSQGEDMSLLDKQDALIQELSQYSQVNVIPLDTGAKSIMLGGAVMLVSGEVSMAIGTTAGDPFPNESRVTSSAGAQTLIIDPSQMGGQLGALYEFRNETLVQAQLEVGQLALGVADAFNQAQSQGFDLSGALGQNIFTDINDPDMAVGRVGGFGTNTGNANLRVNIDDTSALTGGSYDLTFTAPGTYELTDINTGVVTPLTLNGSQLDGGDGFSIHIDSGAFVDGDKFEIRPSAGAAAGIKVEMTDPKGIAAAGPKITAGTANSGNTEIEILSIDRNNVNLPLTGSELTYQIDPVANTFTVFDASGTLVSAAAPYTPPTITSNGFSFDVNTTSTSTESFTFDFTFAEGDNSNAVSMAQLSEAKLMNSGGSTLTDVYEGTKLVVGGKAKAASVAVGSAEAVFTQAYNRVQSESGVNLDEEAGNLIRFQQAYQASARIMTTASEIFDTLFSSVR; encoded by the coding sequence ATGGGTATGGATCTTCTTAATATTGCAAGAACAGGTGTTTTGGCCTCTCAGTCACAACTGGCGGTTACTAGTAATAATATTGCCAATGCCAATACTCAAGGCTACCACAGACAGGTCGCTGAGCAATCGAGTTTGGATAACCAGCGTCTGGGCGGTAACTTTTTCGGTTCTGGTACTTATATCTCAGATGTAAAGCGTATCTATAATGATTACGCGGCAAGAGAGCTCCGGATTGGTCAAACGACTGTCAGTGAGGCGCAGGCTACTCAGATTAAGATGGGTGAACTGGATCAGCTGTTTTCTCAAATTGGTAAATCCATTCCTCAGGGACTGAACGATCTTTTTGCTGGATTGAACAGCTTAGCCGATCTACCCGACGATATCGGAATTAGAAATAATGTATTAGGTTCTGCAGGACATCTAGCCAGTAGCTTGAATCAGATGCAAGCACACCTAGATGGGCAGATGAAGCAGACCAATGATCAAATCGCTGGTATTACCGACAGAATTAATGAGATTGGTAATGAGTTAGGCCATATTAACCGTGAACTGATGAAGTCGCAGGGCGAAGATATGTCGTTACTGGATAAGCAAGATGCGCTTATTCAGGAGCTTAGCCAGTATTCTCAAGTTAATGTGATCCCATTAGATACAGGGGCAAAAAGCATCATGTTAGGTGGTGCAGTGATGTTGGTGTCAGGCGAAGTGTCTATGGCAATAGGCACAACTGCTGGTGACCCATTCCCGAATGAATCGAGAGTGACTAGCTCTGCTGGGGCTCAAACGTTGATTATCGATCCGTCACAGATGGGAGGCCAACTTGGTGCTCTATATGAGTTTCGCAATGAAACCTTAGTTCAAGCTCAGTTGGAAGTTGGGCAGCTTGCATTGGGTGTTGCAGATGCTTTTAATCAGGCTCAATCACAAGGCTTCGATCTCTCAGGTGCACTGGGACAGAATATTTTTACTGATATTAATGATCCTGACATGGCAGTAGGCCGGGTTGGTGGGTTTGGTACTAATACTGGTAATGCTAATTTAAGAGTCAACATTGATGATACTTCTGCCTTAACTGGTGGAAGCTATGATTTAACCTTCACAGCCCCCGGTACTTATGAGCTAACGGACATCAATACCGGAGTGGTTACTCCTTTGACCTTAAATGGCTCTCAACTTGATGGTGGAGATGGCTTCTCTATTCATATTGATTCTGGCGCATTTGTTGACGGTGACAAATTTGAGATCCGCCCATCAGCTGGCGCTGCAGCAGGTATTAAAGTTGAGATGACCGATCCCAAGGGAATTGCAGCAGCGGGGCCGAAAATTACAGCGGGGACGGCTAATTCCGGTAATACCGAAATTGAGATCCTTAGCATAGATAGAAACAATGTGAACCTACCTTTAACGGGATCTGAACTGACTTATCAGATAGATCCTGTTGCAAATACCTTCACTGTCTTTGATGCATCGGGAACGTTAGTGAGTGCCGCCGCTCCATATACGCCGCCTACCATTACCAGCAATGGTTTCAGTTTTGATGTGAATACGACATCTACATCGACAGAGAGTTTTACTTTCGATTTTACCTTTGCTGAGGGCGATAACAGTAATGCTGTTTCGATGGCACAGCTTAGCGAAGCTAAGTTGATGAACAGTGGAGGCTCTACATTAACCGACGTCTATGAAGGCACTAAGTTAGTTGTTGGCGGTAAGGCCAAAGCTGCATCCGTTGCTGTTGGCTCAGCCGAAGCGGTTTTCACCCAAGCCTATAACCGAGTTCAGAGTGAATCAGGGGTAAACCTAGATGAAGAAGCCGGTAACTTAATTCGATTTCAACAAGCCTATCAAGCGTCCGCAAGGATTATGACAACGGCTTCAGAGATCTTTGACACCTTATTTAGTTCTGTTCGATAG
- the flgL gene encoding flagellar hook-associated protein FlgL, giving the protein MRISTSQMFNQSINSVLDKQTATSKILDQLSSGKKVNTAGDDPVASVGIDNLNQQNALVDQFMKNIDYAKNRLGLSESKLGTAETLVASTREQVIRAINGGLSESERQMIADELKGTLEELVAVANTKDESGNYIFAGFETGKQPFAFDSAGNMIYSGDNGAREAVIASGVTIATNIPGDNAFMNAPSGLGDYSANYLASQVGEFSVDSAKITNPGTYVEDTYTFTMVGANLEVRDSSATLVTTEVGFDPTNPISFNGMEVKLDGMPTAGDSFSITPQSEVSIFDTINQAISLLEDPNKVNTPQGVSELAQILNNIDSGVNQISIARSETGNSLKSIESYSTHHVDEKLVNSSTLSMLEDLDYASAITEFEKQQLALNAVSSVFSKVGSVSLFDYI; this is encoded by the coding sequence ATGAGGATTTCTACTTCGCAGATGTTTAATCAAAGCATCAACAGTGTTCTGGATAAACAGACTGCTACTAGCAAAATATTAGATCAACTATCGAGTGGCAAGAAGGTCAATACTGCGGGTGATGATCCAGTAGCATCAGTAGGCATTGATAATTTAAATCAACAAAATGCCCTTGTTGATCAGTTTATGAAGAATATTGACTATGCCAAAAACCGCCTTGGTTTGAGTGAAAGTAAGCTTGGCACGGCTGAAACGTTAGTTGCTTCAACGCGAGAGCAAGTGATCCGTGCAATAAATGGTGGCCTGTCAGAGTCTGAGCGGCAAATGATTGCCGATGAGCTTAAAGGAACGTTAGAGGAACTCGTTGCGGTTGCAAATACTAAGGATGAATCGGGCAACTATATCTTCGCAGGCTTTGAAACTGGTAAGCAGCCTTTTGCCTTTGATAGTGCTGGAAACATGATATATAGCGGTGATAACGGAGCGCGAGAAGCGGTTATCGCCTCGGGTGTTACGATTGCCACTAATATCCCTGGTGACAACGCTTTTATGAATGCTCCTAGTGGCTTAGGTGATTACAGCGCCAATTATCTGGCGAGTCAAGTTGGTGAGTTCTCTGTTGATAGTGCCAAAATAACGAACCCTGGTACATATGTTGAAGATACCTACACTTTTACTATGGTGGGAGCGAATCTTGAGGTTAGAGATTCAAGTGCCACATTAGTGACAACAGAGGTCGGTTTTGATCCCACTAACCCTATCTCTTTTAACGGGATGGAGGTCAAGCTAGACGGTATGCCTACTGCAGGCGACAGCTTCTCAATTACTCCTCAGTCAGAGGTCAGTATTTTCGACACAATTAATCAAGCAATTTCTCTACTCGAAGATCCTAATAAGGTGAACACCCCACAAGGTGTTTCTGAATTGGCACAGATATTGAATAATATTGATAGTGGTGTCAATCAAATCAGTATTGCTCGAAGTGAAACAGGCAACAGCCTTAAAAGCATCGAAAGCTACAGTACTCACCATGTAGATGAGAAGTTAGTGAATAGTTCAACTCTATCTATGTTGGAAGATCTTGATTATGCATCGGCAATTACAGAGTTTGAGAAGCAGCAGTTAGCATTAAATGCGGTTTCAAGTGTATTTAGCAAGGTAGGGTCTGTTTCACTGTTCGATTACATATAG
- a CDS encoding flagellin N-terminal helical domain-containing protein, with protein sequence MAITVNTNVTSLKAQKNLNTSSGNLATSMERLSSGLKINSAKDDAAGLAISNRLNSQVRGLEVGMRNANDAISIAQIAEGAMQEQTNMLQRMRDLTIQSENGANSTEDLAALKAEMDQLATEIDNIGTSTAFGNTKLLQGGFSAGKIFQVGHQEGEDVKVVVKKTDKTSLSVAALNNATSANRASSLAAIDKAIKTIDTQRADLGAVQNRLAHNISNSANTQANVADAKSRIVDVDFAKETATMTKNQVLQQTGSAMLAQANQLPQVALSLLG encoded by the coding sequence ATGGCTATTACAGTTAATACTAACGTGACATCGTTGAAAGCGCAGAAAAACCTGAACACATCTAGTGGTAATCTAGCCACCTCCATGGAGCGGTTATCGAGTGGTTTAAAGATTAACAGTGCAAAAGATGATGCGGCTGGTCTTGCTATCTCAAACCGCCTGAACTCACAAGTTCGTGGTTTGGAAGTGGGCATGCGAAATGCTAATGATGCGATATCGATTGCACAAATCGCAGAAGGTGCGATGCAGGAGCAAACAAACATGCTTCAGCGTATGCGTGATTTGACCATTCAGTCTGAAAACGGTGCAAACAGCACTGAAGATTTAGCTGCGTTAAAAGCTGAGATGGATCAACTTGCTACAGAAATTGATAATATTGGTACTAGTACGGCGTTTGGTAATACTAAGTTGCTACAAGGCGGTTTTTCAGCTGGTAAGATTTTCCAGGTTGGTCACCAAGAGGGTGAGGATGTCAAGGTTGTTGTTAAGAAAACGGACAAAACTTCTTTATCTGTTGCCGCGTTGAATAATGCAACTTCTGCAAATAGAGCATCGTCATTAGCAGCTATCGATAAAGCGATTAAAACTATCGATACACAAAGGGCTGATCTCGGTGCGGTTCAGAATCGTCTTGCTCACAATATCAGTAACAGTGCTAATACCCAAGCTAACGTTGCTGATGCGAAGAGTCGTATTGTGGATGTGGATTTTGCCAAAGAGACTGCGACCATGACTAAGAATCAGGTATTGCAACAAACAGGCTCGGCAATGCTGGCTCAGGCAAACCAATTGCCACAAGTTGCGCTATCTCTTCTAGGGTAA
- a CDS encoding flagellin N-terminal helical domain-containing protein codes for MAITVNTNVTSLKAQKNLNNSSGNLATSMERLSSGLRINSAKDDAAGLAISNRLNSQVRGLEVGMRNANDAISIAQIAEGAMQEQTNMLQRMRDLTVQAENGANSADDIAALKAEMDQLATEIDAIGTSTAFGNTKLMTGGFSAGKTFQVGHQEGEDVKVTVKKTDKTSLSVGSLALATSANRASALGAIDKAIKTIDTQRADLGAIQNRLSHNISNSANTQANVADAKSRIVDVDFAKETSAMTKNQVLQQTGSAMLAQANQLPQVALSLL; via the coding sequence ATGGCTATTACAGTAAATACGAACGTAACATCATTGAAGGCTCAGAAAAACCTGAATAATTCAAGTGGTAATCTAGCTACCTCTATGGAGCGTCTATCAAGTGGTTTGCGTATTAATAGCGCAAAAGATGATGCGGCAGGTCTAGCGATTTCAAACCGTCTTAACAGCCAGGTTCGTGGCCTTGAAGTCGGTATGCGTAACGCAAACGATGCTATCTCTATTGCTCAAATAGCAGAAGGTGCAATGCAAGAGCAGACTAACATGCTACAACGTATGCGTGATTTGACTGTTCAAGCGGAAAACGGTGCAAACAGTGCTGATGATATTGCAGCACTTAAAGCTGAGATGGATCAATTAGCAACTGAAATTGATGCGATTGGTACTAGTACGGCATTTGGTAATACTAAACTGATGACTGGTGGCTTCTCTGCAGGTAAGACCTTCCAAGTGGGTCACCAAGAGGGTGAAGATGTTAAAGTTACTGTAAAGAAAACAGATAAAACATCTCTTTCTGTTGGTTCATTAGCTTTAGCTACCTCTGCAAACCGCGCGTCAGCATTAGGTGCTATCGATAAAGCGATTAAGACTATTGATACGCAAAGAGCTGATTTAGGTGCGATTCAAAACCGTCTTTCTCACAACATTAGTAACAGTGCGAACACTCAGGCAAACGTTGCCGATGCTAAGAGTCGTATCGTAGATGTGGATTTTGCGAAAGAAACATCAGCAATGACTAAGAACCAGGTACTTCAACAAACAGGTTCAGCGATGCTAGCTCAGGCTAACCAGCTACCTCAAGTTGCTCTATCACTACTATAA
- a CDS encoding flagellar protein FlaG codes for MDINFTNSSSTATAKIEISTTPVKSTAAESSELERRATIQAVEETEKETEVQSKTSQAEMQQLVEDLSDMMSVMRKGLAFKIDESSGKNIVSVMDVDSGDIIRQIPNEEALKLAQKLSEVTGLLMKTEA; via the coding sequence ATGGATATCAATTTTACAAACTCATCCAGCACAGCAACTGCTAAAATTGAGATCAGTACTACGCCAGTTAAATCAACTGCAGCAGAGAGTTCAGAACTTGAACGTCGTGCAACAATTCAAGCAGTAGAAGAGACTGAAAAAGAAACTGAAGTTCAGTCAAAAACCAGTCAAGCTGAGATGCAACAGCTCGTTGAAGACCTATCTGATATGATGTCGGTTATGCGTAAAGGCTTAGCCTTTAAGATCGATGAAAGTTCAGGTAAGAATATTGTCAGTGTCATGGATGTTGATTCGGGTGACATTATTAGACAAATACCTAATGAAGAGGCGCTAAAATTAGCGCAAAAGCTGTCTGAAGTGACAGGTCTCTTGATGAAGACTGAAGCTTAA
- the fliD gene encoding flagellar filament capping protein FliD produces MALTATGIGSGLDINTIVGVLVDAEKVPKEAIFDKTEKTIDAKVSAIGTLKSALSTFQDALEKLKDGNNINQKSVSTGDSQFLTATADKTAQTGSYNIKVEQLATAHKVAGINVADPAAAVGEGSLDLTVNGNSFSVDVGAGDSLEDIAKSINDATDNVGVTATIITSDAGSRLVLSSDVEGPDSQITVAATDTVGTGLNDMFGGVNLTELQEAKPSIIHVDGQKITSQTNEVKGAITGVTLNLTDADINTSSTVKIELDKEGIKENITDFVDAYNSLIESIDKLSAYDTEKKTAAALQGDSMIRSIESQARNLISSRVTVDGETVALYDIGISADRYGKLSVDSTKLDKVIDEDIGSIEGLFATDTTGIAVQLDELVEGYVKTGGLIDSRNNAYTSDKQRLDDQREAFSLKMEQLQARLFKQFNAMDLVVGNLNQQAGGIISGLNSLPGVVKSQS; encoded by the coding sequence ATGGCATTAACAGCGACGGGAATAGGTTCTGGGCTAGATATTAACACTATTGTCGGTGTTTTAGTTGATGCTGAGAAAGTCCCCAAAGAAGCTATCTTTGATAAAACAGAGAAGACCATCGATGCGAAAGTGTCGGCCATAGGTACACTGAAAAGTGCCTTGTCGACGTTTCAAGATGCGCTTGAAAAACTAAAAGATGGCAATAACATTAATCAAAAATCAGTTTCGACTGGTGACAGCCAGTTTTTAACGGCAACAGCCGATAAAACCGCACAAACTGGAAGCTACAACATTAAGGTTGAGCAGTTAGCCACAGCTCATAAAGTGGCTGGTATTAATGTTGCTGATCCCGCTGCAGCAGTCGGTGAGGGGAGTTTAGACTTAACAGTTAATGGAAATAGCTTTTCTGTTGATGTTGGGGCTGGTGATTCCCTAGAAGATATTGCTAAAAGCATCAATGATGCCACAGATAATGTTGGTGTCACTGCAACGATTATTACCAGTGATGCAGGCAGTCGGTTGGTCCTTAGTTCTGATGTCGAAGGGCCCGATAGCCAGATAACGGTAGCTGCGACTGATACGGTTGGTACCGGTTTGAACGATATGTTTGGTGGAGTTAACCTCACCGAACTTCAAGAAGCGAAGCCTTCAATAATCCATGTCGATGGTCAAAAGATAACCTCTCAAACTAACGAAGTTAAAGGGGCTATCACTGGCGTTACTCTTAATCTAACTGATGCGGATATTAATACGAGCAGTACTGTTAAAATTGAGTTGGATAAAGAAGGGATTAAAGAGAATATTACCGACTTTGTTGATGCTTATAACAGCCTTATTGAGTCCATTGATAAGCTTAGTGCTTATGATACAGAGAAGAAAACGGCTGCGGCGCTTCAAGGGGACTCAATGATCCGTTCGATAGAGTCTCAGGCACGTAACCTAATCAGTTCAAGAGTCACGGTTGATGGTGAGACTGTTGCCCTTTATGACATTGGGATATCGGCAGATCGCTATGGTAAGTTGTCTGTTGATAGCACTAAACTTGATAAAGTGATCGATGAAGATATTGGTAGCATCGAAGGACTGTTTGCTACGGATACTACCGGTATAGCAGTTCAATTGGATGAGCTTGTTGAGGGCTATGTTAAGACCGGTGGTCTAATCGATTCTCGCAATAATGCTTACACCAGTGATAAGCAGAGATTAGATGATCAGCGAGAAGCATTTTCATTAAAGATGGAACAACTGCAGGCTCGATTGTTTAAGCAGTTTAATGCCATGGATCTTGTGGTTGGAAATCTTAACCAACAAGCTGGCGGCATTATCAGTGGACTTAACTCACTCCCTGGTGTTGTTAAATCCCAAAGTTAA
- the fliS gene encoding flagellar export chaperone FliS: MRKSLQSYRKVSVESEISVASPHRIIQMMFEGALQRLAQSRYAIENNDIANKGIYIGKAVGLITGLNNSLNMDAGGDIASNLSDLYDFMLRRISEANMNNDIQAIDDVSDILKTIKEGWDAIPPEKHHMASHSEAM, translated from the coding sequence ATGAGAAAGTCACTGCAATCATATCGTAAAGTATCTGTTGAGAGTGAGATCTCAGTTGCTTCACCGCACAGAATTATACAGATGATGTTTGAAGGTGCTTTACAGCGTTTGGCACAAAGCCGTTACGCAATAGAAAACAATGATATTGCTAATAAAGGCATCTATATTGGTAAAGCTGTGGGCCTTATCACAGGTTTAAACAACAGCCTTAATATGGATGCTGGTGGTGATATCGCAAGTAACCTTTCAGATCTCTACGATTTTATGTTACGACGCATTTCAGAAGCCAATATGAATAATGACATACAGGCAATTGATGATGTCAGTGATATCTTGAAAACAATTAAAGAGGGCTGGGATGCGATTCCGCCTGAGAAGCATCATATGGCATCTCATTCAGAAGCGATGTAA